From a single Thermothielavioides terrestris NRRL 8126 chromosome 3, complete sequence genomic region:
- a CDS encoding uncharacterized protein (Contains conserved domains HepA[COG0553], Superfamily II DNA/RNA helicases, SNF2 family and SNF2_N[pfam00176], SNF2 family N-terminal domain.) — PREAYVEMIDALAAEYDVATAEDDDYGAVDLDVLDTYIGSYNSGDSDIQWSACLDFFNINQAEYQKREALASRPGSGERKRVPMKKLPGMTVGLFDYQLMGVFNLLRFILNDVPGGLLCDEQGLGKTQEMYGIIALVHNLRRCKAEVKAAWKKTAPAGKKNAPLPSKHNLAGSVARTCPLDERYGFRCYCYNELTRELADRLPEGPNVLVVPERSAASTLRDAKAKLDTKVFKIRGCFSGVEKDDKLAAGDISALRATITATQGGDDGPVLQLQAAGAGRGDYIIITDPVQVNHRNTPFAFALKAAKSAETPDKKSAFVVPGMVLADEYHEHACREDSATLPWLEQLKELCLDSQLSAPLAYFVSGTPLDDTIADLRSPLALLEQAAWGDETHALHCASSAAVDDLIGTFKEVTIRQNLGEVVERSEIADCRRRLDRVLKQVMVRRLGTDKFQGRNLTDIGPLKVNIVDHQLPAAALADLQALAERTSQSAARNAATCDMTLPEAIRCGYTQHDLYKLRVASTFPGIARHPEPPFAFNDAEASAMLAAAGGEAARTPYFPHVPGWAAGSPKLATITRTIATMLADNSPVPGAATTAKKYCIFTPLGAEALLIQCYLQHLPTLLYEGQPAGARRAALEGFLNATTRAAPNVLVASLAAAGTGLNLQAARYATLTGPAWTKRANQQAYYRIHRVGQRVPTRLQLLLARWNPAERMILAGYRGAANRVRDGEEDTWWEVANRWCVDAEEGENREDGIVERHQ, encoded by the exons CCGCGCGAGGCGTACGTCGAGATGATTGACGCACTGGCGGCCGAGTACGACGTGGCGACCGCCGAAGATGACGActacggcgccgtcgacctggACGTCCTCGACACGTACATCGGCAGCTACAACTCGGGCGACAGCGACATCCAATGGAGCGCCTGCCTCGACTTCTTCAACATCAACCAGGCCGAGTATCAGAAGCGCGAGGCTCTGGCGTCCCGACCGGGCTCCGGCGAGCGCAAGCGCGTGCCGATGAAGAAGCTGCCGGGCATGACGGTTGGCCTGTTCGACTACCAGCTCATGGGCGTGTTCAACCTGCTGCGCTTTATCCTCAACGACGTGCCGGGCGGCCTGCTTTGCGACGAGCAGGGGCTCGGGAAGACGCAGGAGATGTACGGCATCATCGCGCTCGTTCACAACCTGCGCCGCTGCAAGGCCGAGGTCAAGGCTGCGTGGAAAAAAACCGCGCCGGCTGGCAAGAAGAACGCGCCGCTCCCCAGCAAGCACAACCTAGCCGGGTCCGTGGCGAGGACGTGCCCGCTCGACGAGCGGTACGGCTTTCGGTGCTACTGCTACAACGAGCTGACGCGGGAGCTGGCCGACCGGTTGCCTGAGGGCCCCAACGTCCTCGTCGTGCCGGAACggagcgccgcctcgacgcTGCGCGACGCTAAAGCGAAGCTGGACACAAAGGTGTTCAAGATCCGCGGCTGCTTCAGCGGAGTCGAGAAGGACGAcaagctcgccgccggcgacatCAGCGCCTTGCGCGCCACCATCACGGCGACGCAGGGCGGCGATGACGGGCCTGTGCTCCAGCTCCaagctgccggcgccggacgcGGCGACTATATCATCATCACCGATCCAGTTCAGGTTAACCACCGGAACACCCCGTTCGCCTTTGCGCTCAAGGCGGCCAAGTCCGCCGAAACCCCGGATAAGAAGAGCGCGTTTGTCGTGCCTGGCATGGTGCTCGCGGACGAGTACCACGAGCACGCATGCCGCGAGGACTCGGCCACTCTCCCCTGGCTGGAGCAGCTCAAGGAGCTCTGCCTCGACTCGCAGCTGTCGGCGCCGCTCGCCTACTTCGTGTCGGGCACACCCCTGGACGACACGATTGCCGACCTCCGTTCACCGCTCGCCCTCCTGGAGCAGGCGGCCTGGGGCGACGAGACCCACGCGCTCCACTGCGCCTCGTCCGCGGCCGTGGACGACCTCATTGGCACCTTCAAGGAGGTCACCATCCGCCAAAACCTCGGCGAGGTGGTAGAGCGATCCGAGATCGCcgactgccgccgccgcctcgaccgcGTGCTTAAGCAGGTCATggtgcgccgcctcggcaccgACAAGTTCCAGGGCCGCAACCTGACCGACATCGGCCCGCTCAAGGTCAACATCGTCGACCACCAGCtgcccgcggcggccctcgccgacctgcAGGCTCTCGCCGAGCGCACCAGCCAGTCAGCGGCGCGCAACGCGGCAACCTGCGACATGACCCTGCCCGAGGCCATCCGCTGCGGCTACACCCAGCACGACCTGTACAAGCTGCGCGTGGCCTCCACCTTCCCGGGCATCGCACGGCACCCCGAGCCGCCCTTCGCGTTcaacgacgccgaggccagcgccatgctcgcggccgccggcggcgaggccgctCGCACCCCTTACTTCCCCCACGTGCCCGGTtgggcggccggcagccccAAGCTGGCGACCATCACGCGCACGATCGCCACCATGCTGGCGGACAACAGCCCCGTGCCGGGCGCGGCGACCACGGCCAAGAAGTACTGCATCTTCACGCcactcggcgccgaggcgctACTGATCCAGTGCTACCTGCAGCACCTG CCGACGCTGCTGTACGAGGGGCagccggcgggggcgcggcgggcggcgctggagggGTTCCTCAACGCGAcgacgcgcgcggcgcccaACGTGCTGGtcgcgtcgctggcggcggcggggacgggGCTGAAcctgcaggcggcgcggtACGCGACGCTGACGGGCCCGGCCTGGACCAAGCGCGCCAACCAGCAGGCCTACTACCGCATCCACCGCGTTGGCCAGCGCGTGCCGACccgcctgcagctgctgctcgcccgcTGGAACCCGGCCGAGCGCATGATCCTGGCTGGGtaccgcggcgccgccaaccgggtgcgcgacggcgaggaggacacCTGGTGGGAGGTCGCCAATCGGTGGTGTGTggacgccgaggagggcgagaaCCGGGAGGACGGGATCGTAGAGAGGCATCAG